In Aegilops tauschii subsp. strangulata cultivar AL8/78 chromosome 3, Aet v6.0, whole genome shotgun sequence, one genomic interval encodes:
- the LOC109755032 gene encoding CBS domain-containing protein CBSCBSPB1, which produces MDGAGGGGGGPHPSRRSISSAAGPRRRGPSMENGHDAAATAARRSSATISRTTSTVTGERTVKRLRLSKALTIPDHTTVYEACRRMAARRVDAVLLTDSNALLCGILTDKDITTRVIARELKLEDTPVSKVMTRNPLFVLGDTLAVEALQKMVQGKFRHLPVVDNGEVIALLDIAKCLYDAIARMERAAEKGRAIAAAVEGVEKHWGTSVAGPNTFVETLRERMFRPSLSTIISENSKVATVAPTDTVLTASKKMLELKVSSAVVAIENKPGGILTSRDILMRVIAQNLPPESTTVGKVMTQSPECATIDTPILEALHTMHDGKFLHLPVLDRDGSVVTVVDVLHITHAAIATVGNSGATGSEATSSMMQRFWDSAMSSGPLDDDDDSRSEGSTKVASEVADMGRSAFFPPSGLSSTFGFKIQDKQGRMHRFNCETSSLTELITSILQRLGDDIDKLNLPQILYEDDDHDKVILSSDTDLIAAVDHARQIGWKSLRLHLDYAGVGRRKRGAVSSDFEYAGRDAWASAYGTVAAGAALVAGLGVMAYLKRAG; this is translated from the exons CCGTCCATGGAGAAcggccacgacgccgccgccaccgccgccaggAGGTCCTCCGCCACCATCTCCCGCACCACCTC GACGGTGACTGGGGAGAGAACCGTTAAGAGACTGAGACTGTCCAAGGCACTGACGATACCGGACCACACCACTGTGTACGAGGCCTGTCGGAGGATGGCCGCGCGTAGAGTTGATGCCGTGTTGCTGACGGACTCCAACGCGCTGCTCTGCGGGATCCTCACTGACAAG GACATAACCACAAGGGTTATTGCTCGTGAATTGAAGCTAGAAGACACACCAGTTTCTAAGGTCATGACTAGAAACCCTCTCTTTGTTCTTGGGGACACTCTCGCGGTCGAGGCATTGCAGAAAATGGTGCAAG GTAAGTTCAGACATTTACCTGTTGTGGACAATGGGGAAGTCATTGCGCTACTGGACATAGCCAAGTGCCTATATGATGCTATTGCACGAATGGAAAGGGCAGCCGAGAAAGGAAGAGCAATCGCTGCTGCTGTTGAGGGCGTTGAGAAGCATTGGGGAACATCTGTAGCTG GTCCCAACACGTTTGTGGAAACTCTTCGTGAACGGATGTTTAGGCCATCACTGTCCACAATTATATCTGAGAATTCAAA AGTGGCTACTGTTGCGCCAACTGACACTGTGTTGACTGCATCAAAAAAGATGCTTGAACTGAAAGTAAGTTCAGCAGTTGTTGCGATTGAAAACAAGCCTGGCGGGATTCTGAC CTCGAGAGATATATTGATGCGTGTTATAGCCCAAAATCTTCCACCTGAGTCTACTACAGTCGGGAAG GTTATGACCCAGAGTCCAGAATGTGCCACGATTGACACCCCGATCCTTGAAGCCCTACACACAATGCATGATGGAAAGTTTCTGCATTTGCCTGTTCTAGACAGGG ATGGGAGTGTTGTAACCGTTGTTGATGTGCTTCACATAACTCATGCTGCAATTGCAACG GTTGGAAACAGTGGAGCAACAGGCTCTGAGGCGACTTCTTCCATGATGCAGAGGTTCTGGGATTCAGCAATGTCAAGTGGACctcttgatgatgatgatgattccAGAAG CGAAGGATCAACTAAAGTGGCATCCGAGGTAGCAGATATGGGAAGATCAGCCTTCTTTCCGCCTTCAGGCTTATCAAGCACTTTTGGGTTCAAGATTCAGGACAAACAAGGCAGGATGCACAGATTTAACTGTG AAACGAGTAGCCTGACTGAATTGATAACTTCCATTCTGCAAAGACTTGGCGACGACATTGATAAATTGAACCTACCTCAAATTCTG TACGAAGATGATGATCACGATAAAGTCATACTCTCATCAGACACTGACCTTATAGCGGCTGTGGACCATGCAAGACAAATCGGTTGGAAG AGCTTGAGGTTGCACTTGGATTACGCCGGTGTTGGCCGCCGGAAGCGAGGAGCCGTCTCGTCAGACTTCGAATATGCCGGAAGGGACGCGTGGGCTTCCGCGTACGGCACCGTCGCTGCCGGCGCGGCCCTGGTGGCCGGCCTCGGCGTGATGGCTTACCTGAAAAGAGCGGGCTAG